The proteins below are encoded in one region of Campylobacter rectus:
- a CDS encoding class I SAM-dependent methyltransferase, with protein sequence MNDDFYVAFEEKFRGSEELIKERQKKYLKFINPLKILKDEVKALDIGCGRGEWISLLNENGFNARGIDVNESMVRLASQKGLNAAVNDALGELRSLDENSIDIITAFQVVEHIKFDDVLELIKEAKRVLAPCGILILETPNPENIMVGTQWFYLDATHKNPIPCELLSFATHYYGLERNFIFKTNEKSPSEYERDMGLFDVFEGVSPDYSVIAQKNGDQSELFDEAFAVMPGVNLAQISASYNNKFDKLKQQIDGVLNAYIKRYEAAQNELNDMLNSKSWRITKPLRVSMKIAKKIVGRLKRYARKSKILMSKEMIINEQAKTLTKKELQIYNLLKKD encoded by the coding sequence ATGAACGATGATTTTTACGTGGCGTTTGAGGAAAAATTTAGAGGTAGCGAAGAGCTCATAAAAGAGAGGCAGAAAAAATATCTAAAATTTATTAATCCTCTAAAAATTTTAAAAGACGAAGTAAAAGCCCTGGATATCGGCTGCGGACGCGGCGAATGGATAAGCTTGCTAAACGAAAACGGCTTTAACGCTCGCGGCATCGACGTAAACGAAAGTATGGTCAGGTTAGCCTCGCAAAAGGGGCTAAACGCAGCGGTAAACGACGCTTTGGGCGAACTAAGAAGCTTAGACGAAAACAGCATTGATATCATAACCGCTTTTCAAGTCGTGGAGCATATCAAATTTGACGACGTGCTAGAGCTCATCAAGGAAGCCAAAAGGGTTTTGGCTCCATGCGGTATCTTGATCCTCGAGACGCCAAATCCAGAAAATATAATGGTCGGCACGCAGTGGTTTTATCTCGACGCTACGCATAAAAATCCTATCCCTTGCGAACTTTTGTCGTTTGCTACGCATTATTACGGGCTGGAGCGAAATTTTATCTTTAAAACCAACGAAAAATCGCCGTCCGAATACGAGCGCGATATGGGGCTCTTTGACGTATTTGAGGGGGTGAGCCCCGACTACTCCGTAATAGCGCAAAAAAATGGGGATCAAAGCGAGCTGTTTGACGAGGCTTTTGCGGTGATGCCGGGAGTAAATTTGGCTCAAATTTCGGCAAGTTACAATAATAAATTTGATAAATTAAAACAGCAAATAGACGGCGTCTTAAATGCCTATATAAAGCGCTATGAGGCGGCTCAAAACGAGCTAAACGATATGCTAAACAGTAAATCGTGGCGCATAACAAAGCCGCTTCGAGTTTCTATGAAAATAGCTAAAAAAATAGTCGGCAGGCTAAAAAGATACGCCCGCAAATCAAAAATTTTAATGAGTAAAGAGATGATAATAAACGAACAAGCAAAGACGCTCACGAAAAAAGAGCTGCAAATTTATAATCTTTTAAAAAAGGACTGA